The nucleotide sequence TGGTCAAAGGGAAGCTGATGGTGAGTTTCCTTAATTTTATATTGGTGATATATATTAGTATGGATGGTTTGGAGATTTACTCGATATACTGAAGCCCAAAATTCTTCGATTCCAAACAGAAAAAGTATATGCTCAAAGTAAGGAGAATAACCAAAGGTTGGAGACAGGTCAAAGTAGAGAGCAAAGAGATGAGAAATCACTGGCTAAACTGGATGGTAATTTTCAGAGAAGAGACAGTTTTCGAGAAAGGAAAGATGATCCAACACCTTCTGTGAGGAAAAGGCCAGCATTTAGGGAGAAGAAGATCCCAGTGGATTCAAGAGAGGCTAATCCAGCTGCGACAGTGACAGTAAAGTCAAGCCATACTAGCCACCCTCCAGAAAGGAATGAAAGGAAGGAGGAAAGAAGCAGCAACCCTAACCATCTAGATAGACCTGAGAAGCGAATTGCAGAGGACAGGGAATCCAACAAGCGAGAACCTAGGAAGGATGGATTTTCATCAAGAGTAAGGTATGGAGGAAGTGGAGGCAATAGCAATCACAGAGGAAGAGACAAATTTAATGGAAGACAAGATAATCATCCTATTAAGACTCAAACAGAGAAGTGGAAACATGATTTGTATCAAGAGGTTAACAAAGATTCTATTCCAAAGAATGAGGATGATCAGATTGCAAAGCTGGAAGCACTCTTAGCTTCATAATTTCAAACTGTAGCCAATATTTGGTAAGCTTGTTATGGCTGTTTTCAGAAATCTTATTTCAACATTCGGCATGTGGGACAATTTCCAGAGATTACCAATTTTCATGATTTCTATATATCTCTCTGCTTGTCAtgcattctattttttttatcacaaatCCAGTTGATTGAATTCATCAACCCAGTTGAACAATCAAAGGTCTTTTTGCGATTGAATTCCAGaagaataaaaattgatttacaatcaaagatattttaatttgattgtaaataaaataaaatgtatcgaTTATCCCAGCAGAGATACTTTTGGAAGAATACC is from Medicago truncatula cultivar Jemalong A17 chromosome 1, MtrunA17r5.0-ANR, whole genome shotgun sequence and encodes:
- the LOC25485347 gene encoding uncharacterized protein, whose translation is MSHRDSSDSKRRHSKLDREPSPKKYRRDRERERLTTNGHSEPSKHSSQPPRSRSYYQVGRSTGQREADEKVYAQSKENNQRLETGQSREQRDEKSLAKLDGNFQRRDSFRERKDDPTPSVRKRPAFREKKIPVDSREANPAATVTVKSSHTSHPPERNERKEERSSNPNHLDRPEKRIAEDRESNKREPRKDGFSSRVRYGGSGGNSNHRGRDKFNGRQDNHPIKTQTEKWKHDLYQEVNKDSIPKNEDDQIAKLEALLAS